CTTCACGTACAGCCTCTGCCGCTCCTCTCGCAGGAACACCTGGTGGTGCAGCACCGCCAGCAGCGCGTAGACCGCCAGCGCCGCTCCCACCGCCCACCACCACTGGCTCGGCAGCCGTTTGAACAGAATGAGCCCGGCCACCACCGCTCCCGCGGTGAACACCAGCGCCCTCAGGTTCGCGTAGCGCGCGCTGATGCCATCCAGCCGCTTCAGCTCCGCCTCGGCGGCGGCGCGGCGCTCGGTGTACGTCCGGTTCGGAGTCGAAGTCTCGATGAGCGGTGTGTTCACGGGCGCGCGCATGCTGGGTCGCCCCGGCTGACAGGGCAAGCCCGGAGACGCGCTCGTTGCTCGAAAATGATGAACCCCGGCGCCTTGCCCTCTCGTTGGGCGGCGGCCAGGGTCCTCGCATCCGCGCCCGTCATGTGGGACACGGAGGTACTGCTCGGATTGGGTTCAGCTTGCGAGCACGGTGACGGAGACCCTCACCCCCGACCCCTCTCCCGGTGGGAGAGGGAGGGTGTCCGCGCAGCAACGTCCTCTTCTCACTTCTCCTTCGACGCCAGCTTCCTCAGCGCCTTCTGGTCACGGATGCACAGGATGCGACCCACGTTCCCCAGCACGCCATCCCGCTTCATCTCGTTGATCAGCGTCGACACGAACGAGCGGGAGGCGCCCACCAGATCCGCCAGGTCCTGCTGCGTGATGCCCCGCAGGTCCGTCTCGCCGCCGTGCGGGCAGCGCTCACCGTGCGCCTCCGCCAGCGTCAGAAGGGTGTCCGCCAGCCGCGCCGGAACCTCCTTGAAGGTCAGGCCCAGCACCCGCTTGCGCAGCGCACGCACGCGCTCGGCGTAGGCGCGCACCACGTCCACCGCCAGCGCCGGACGCGCCTCGAGCTGCGCGCGGAAGTCGCGGCCCTCGATGCTCCACACCTCGGCCTCACCCGAGGCGATCGCCATCTCCTCCACCGGCGTCCCCTCCGGACGGAACAGCTCGCCGAACAGGTCGCCCGGGCGCAGGATGCTCACCACCGAGCGCGAGCTGTTCTTGCCCAGCCGCATCAGCCTCACCCGGCCCGTCTTCAGCAGGTACACGCGGTCCGTCGTGTCTCCCGGGCGGTAGATGACCGAGTTGTGCGGGAAGGACTCGACCTTGAAGTACCCCTTGAAGTCGATCGCCTCCTGCCCGGGGATCAGCTTGTTGGCCGTCACCAGCATGCCGGAGCTGGTGGTCTGGATGGGGGCAACGACGTTGGAGCCGATCGGACCGAGAGGGCGATTGAAACCGTGCATGGCGGGCACTCCTGCGGGCGGTTGAAAGTGGGCTTGCTGTGCTGCGGACGGAACAGTCCCTCTCCAAGCTTTGTGCCAACCCGAACGCTTTTCCCAAGACGCGAAAAACCCTGGAATGACGGCTACTTGGCGCTACAGCCCCCCTTCTCCCCCTGAAGAGTGTCCGAAACCTGAAACAGAACGTTCAAACAGTCTGATCAAGTTGAACGTTTCGTTCAATTCGCGCGGGGGTTTGTCGGACGCGGAACAGTGTTCGAAACGCGTCCCTCGCCGCTTACTGCTGCTGATCCTGTCGGACGCCGTACTTCTGGAGCTTGCGCTCCAGCGTCGGACGACTGATGCCGAGGATCTGGCACGTCTTGCCCTTGTGACCCTTGGTCACGTTCATGGTCAGCTCGATGAGCATCCGCTCCGCTTCCTCCAGGGTGGGGATGCGGCTCGGGTCGTCGATGGTGGTGACCAGGAAGTTGGGCAGGGGCGCTCCCCCATGGCCGTTGGCCGGGTGGGGGTGTCCGTTGGGCGGGAAGCCATGCTCGGGCGGGGCGGATTCCAGGGCGGGGAGGTTCTCCGACAGCAGCACCTCGCCCGGGGCCAGCACCACCGCCCGCGTCAGCACGTTCTCCAGCTCGCGCACGTTGCCCCGCCAGGGCAGGCGCGTGAGGTGGTCCAACACCTCGGGCGGCACCCGCGTGACGCGCTTGTGCACCTTCTCGTTGATGCGCTCCAGCAGGTGCTGCACCAGGAGGGGAATGTCCTCGCGCCGCTCGCGCAGCGGGGGAATCCCCAGCGTTATCACCTTGAGGCGCTGGTAGAGGTCCTCACGGAAGCGCCCCGAGGCCACCTCCTCGACCAGGTTGCGGTGGGTGGCGGCGATGACGCGGGCGCGCAGCTTGATGCGCTTCACCCCGCCCACCCGCTCGAACTCGCGCTCCTGCAGCACGCGCAGCAGCTTGGCCTGGAGCATCAGCGACATGTCGCCGATCTCGTCCAGGAAGATGGTGCCGTCCTCGGCCAGCTCGAACTTGCCCGGCTTGACGGCGTTGGCCCCCGTGAAGGCGCCCTTCTCGTGGCCGAACAGCTCGCTCTCCAGCAGCGTGTCCACGATGGCCGAACAGTTGATGCCGATGAAGGGCTTGGGCTCGTCGTAGGAGTAGTTGTGGATGACGCGGGCGATGAGCTCCTTGCCCGTGCCGCTCTCGCCCTGGATGAGCACGGTGGCCCGGCTGCCCGCCACCTTGCCGATCTCCTTCACCAGCTGCTGGATGAGCGGACTGGTCCCGACGATGTCTCCCAGGCGCGCCGCCGCGCTCTCCACGCTCACCGAGGCCGCGCGGCGCGACAGCTGCCGGTACTCGAGCGCGCGCGACACCACGATGTCCAGGGCCGCCAGATCCGGGAAGGGCTTGTGGATGTAGTCGAAAGCCCCGGCCTTCATGGCCCGGATGGTGGTCTCCATGTCATGGAAGGCCGTCACGAGGATGATGCGCGCGTCCCCGCACAGGCTCTTCATCTCCTCGATGATGTCCAGACCCGTGCGGTCCGGCAGCTTCATGTCGAGGATGACG
This is a stretch of genomic DNA from Archangium violaceum. It encodes these proteins:
- the mrpC gene encoding Crp/Fnr family transcriptional regulator MrpC — encoded protein: MHGFNRPLGPIGSNVVAPIQTTSSGMLVTANKLIPGQEAIDFKGYFKVESFPHNSVIYRPGDTTDRVYLLKTGRVRLMRLGKNSSRSVVSILRPGDLFGELFRPEGTPVEEMAIASGEAEVWSIEGRDFRAQLEARPALAVDVVRAYAERVRALRKRVLGLTFKEVPARLADTLLTLAEAHGERCPHGGETDLRGITQQDLADLVGASRSFVSTLINEMKRDGVLGNVGRILCIRDQKALRKLASKEK
- a CDS encoding sigma-54-dependent transcriptional regulator; translated protein: METLLIVDDDLSLLESLKMHFEDIEHEGAPRYHVVTATSAAEGLRLAQESLPGVVILDMKLPDRTGLDIIEEMKSLCGDARIILVTAFHDMETTIRAMKAGAFDYIHKPFPDLAALDIVVSRALEYRQLSRRAASVSVESAAARLGDIVGTSPLIQQLVKEIGKVAGSRATVLIQGESGTGKELIARVIHNYSYDEPKPFIGINCSAIVDTLLESELFGHEKGAFTGANAVKPGKFELAEDGTIFLDEIGDMSLMLQAKLLRVLQEREFERVGGVKRIKLRARVIAATHRNLVEEVASGRFREDLYQRLKVITLGIPPLRERREDIPLLVQHLLERINEKVHKRVTRVPPEVLDHLTRLPWRGNVRELENVLTRAVVLAPGEVLLSENLPALESAPPEHGFPPNGHPHPANGHGGAPLPNFLVTTIDDPSRIPTLEEAERMLIELTMNVTKGHKGKTCQILGISRPTLERKLQKYGVRQDQQQ